The Triticum urartu cultivar G1812 chromosome 5, Tu2.1, whole genome shotgun sequence genome contains the following window.
GTGTTGACGTCCTGCTTGCGCTCGAGGTCCGCGGAGATCCATACTGCGCCCAGCGGGCTCCTCCGAGCAAGGACCCAATCGGAGTTAAACATTTTAGCTGTGGGGAGGGATAGAGTCATAGAGATGGGGGGCTCGGCGTCGGGCTAGGGCTTGGTTGCGGCGGGGGAAATGGCGGCAGAGAGGGCGTGGAGATGAGATGCGATTGGAATTGCTTCGGGGGGAAAGCGCGCGCGCTCCTCGGCACCCGAACATGCATGCCACCGGGTTCAGTGCCGCGTGTGACGGCGTAATCGGTTTGTGTAGTACAAGAGTCAGATTTGGTAGTAGTGATAATAATACTGACCAATTTAtatgaaacaaaaaagaaaaagaaaaacaagaccGATGCTACGCGTCGCGTTGTTCGCTTTGTTCTTTCCCAGAAGAATTTCCCGCCAGCACCACCGTCTCCGCCATCGCAACACCCTCGCTCATGGTGGCCCCCATCGCAGAGTGGAACATAGACATTGTTGCAGTCGATGCCATTCAACATTTCAGCATCTTCGTCATTGCGGCCGTCGCAGCATCACCGAGGTTGTAGTTGTCGACGCGCATCATCTCAGACACTGCTGCAACCCCCGACACGACAACCTGACATTGGCTTGCAGCATCGCTAGCGACAACGCCTACTTGCAACAATGAGATGGTCAGCTTCGACCTCCTGAGTCTTGACTCACATGAGCGGTTGTGGTGGTCGCCATGAGAGGCCTCTCTGCTTATTCGGCTTGGCAAACAGAGATGGAGAACAGGAAAGAGAGAAGGAATGTGCAAAGGAGAGGTGAATAGATAAGGTTGGGAGAGGCAACAATGGGCGGCACCCAGCAGGGACACATGCACATGTCATGCGGCGGAGGGGAGACATTTGTTGACTGAGTTTTAGCGTTGTCCAAGAAAAAGTAGATGCAGACGAGCCTCAGGAGGAGGTGCGCTGATAGCGTGAGCGCGATGGGGACCTCAGGGTCCATTATGGACACGGCGTAGGAAGGGGCATCGACGCCATTAATCTGCACCATGTTGATGACCTTGCGCTTGAATATCCGTGTGATTGGAGGTCGGAGTGAATAGGCACCGTGTGTACTAGTGTATTTAGAGAAGGCAAGCCTTTTCTCCGGGTTTTTGTCTCGTCCACCTAAGTGTTTATTCTATATGACATTCCTAAGCTAGCGTCATTATACATGCTCTGATGTGGTACATGAAAAAGTGAATCCACCAACCGAGGTCACTATGAAGAGTCACTATTCACCATCCGGCAACAGGATGGAAGGGATATCCCTGAAAGGAAAACGGGGTGCTGGAGATGGGGAAGTGCTGGTGGCGGCATGGCGTTTCCTTGGCCATTGTACTGATGCGTTCGAAGCTGGAGGCCTGTCAGTTATGGAGGGTATTTAGCTTGCCTTGCAGCACATCAGTCAGCGCTGGTTCTGCAATCTGACACCACTGTGCGCAAGCATTACAAAGTACAGAGCTGAATAGGTCGCAGGCCAGCCAGTTTCATCATCAGAGAACTGAAGAGGTTGTTTCAGAGTAGTACCAGGAGCGGCTACTAAACAAGATTGAACAAATAGGGCTATAGATGGGTTAGCAAATTTTGCTCGGCTTCTCGAAGTGCAAACTCTTAGTTTTTCAGTCACCACACTGTATCTCAGCAGCAATTGCTGACGATTGTAAATAAAGCTCCCTTTTCTGCGCAAACAAAATGTCCAAGATCAAGAATCCTGAGATGAATACCGTGGCAGCAACCTAACACGAGTGTGGTTATTTCTCGACCAGGTGTATGGTCATGATCTGCGCTGGCTCCACTTCATGCTATTTCCTTTTTGGGTTGCAAGGGGAAAGCATTTTTTTTAGAATCACCGGGGGAGGAGTCCCTTCGCCTGAATATATTGCTCAAAGTGGGCATAATGCCAGGAGAGTGATCCAGTTTATAAGGAAAACCGGATCGAAAACCTTAACAAATTGATCCCGTTTATGAGGAAAACCGAGCCGAAAACCAGACAAGTAACAAGTGTTACAAGAAAAGGAGAGGAACATGACGCCCAACATAAGGCAAGACCTAGCTAGCAAACTAACAAGACCAGGTAGATGAGGGGTGCGTCAAGGGATCACAATACCAAGACTCTACAAGCAACCAAACACACCGCACCGGCGTGCGTATCAAACCCCACAGCACAACAAAGGAGCATCCACAATCAACGAGTGCCAACGCTTAGCACGAACCTTGACTGAGAGCTCCGCCACGGAAGTTCAAGACGATTAGCAAGTTGGGGAGGCGTCATTGCGTCGTCATTGAACAAAGGTGAACCAAGACGAGACCAAGAGCTCGAGGCTCGCCTCAACAAAACAGGGTCTTGAGCATGCATAGTAGCAGGCCGGAGACCACACGTAGGACAACCGAAGAGAAACACCTGAAGAAGAACACACTACCCTCAGTCCTGAGCAGgccacaccaccaccaccacgcgaACCACCCTCAACCAGACGCAACAACTGAAGCCGTCGTTTGGGTCTCCAAGATGACGCCTCCAAGGAGGTAGTGTTGTCAAGGACACAACACCGCCATCCGATCTGGCAAGCCCGATCTTAGGTTTTCAGCCGGAGACCACAAAGCAAGAAGGTATTGTAGGTGCTGGAGCTCCACAACGGCACCTCCTGCAAGGAAGACGTCCGTAGACGTCGTTGCCACCGGCATCGACATAGTCGATGCAGGGTTCTCACCCGGACATTTTACTTTATCGAATCAAATCGATCTTATTATTTGGGCGGACGACTTGAAATACATATATGATTTCTTCTGAAGTTTCTGACTATCATGTAGTGAAAACCATATCTAGAGAACGCTAGGAATACCCATCCAGATGtcgaaaaataaaaataaatgcaTTGCCCTAATTTTTTTTCATAAACCCTTTGCCCCAGCTCACTCTCTGATCATGCCGGGTTGCTGATTACCCGCTCTACATGTATCTTTTTCTAATGTGTCGTTTCCCACTTTGAAGTGAACTGACCCATTGTTGTCTGCTGGTGCTCAGGATAAAACTAAATGCAAGACAAACACCTTCAGCACCATTCACACTAGCTTTGCCAGAATCGACACAAATGGGGATACACAACAAATATTACAGGAAGATTAGGATAAGGTGTAAATAACATGGCAATATCCACACACTGGTATGCCGTATGCCTAAGACACTGTTACGGTATATCGAAACACTAAACTTACGATAAACCAATTTAGGTATTCAAAGTTTGGCGCTCGAGAGCGAGGGTCTAACTGAAACTGAAATGTCACCATACGCCTCTTCCTGACACACGTCAATATAATCGTAACTCTTCAGGGCCAACGTCTCGAAGAACATGCTCGCAGCTTGCTTCCTTGTCCTCCCGTCCAAGATTATGCTCAAACTGAATTTCCCTCGCTGCTGGTCCTCTGATGTGGCTGAGGACATCATGCCTTTGTAGAACTTGGCGGCAGCCCTTGTCCTAGTAGACATGCTGCTCAGTCCTGTGGCACCGGTATCCGCACTAGATGCCACGCTAGGGGTGTTCATGAGGCCTGGAATCTCTGGCATGTCTTCATCGAGGTAGTCGTCGCCGAAAGGGAACTGAGACCCGTTAGGATCAGATTCACGGGTGTTTTGTCCAGGTGTTGCATAGCTGCCAGTAGCGGTAGCACTAGTTCCTCCAAGTCCAGACCGTGGGGTTTTGATGAAAGGACTGTCATCTTCTTCTCTTACTGTAAATAGATCCATTTGCGGGGAGGAGAACCGAGGGTTCTCAACTGCCGAATGATCAAATGGCGTCGCTTCTCCGTTTGGTGGAGACATTGGGGTGACGTGAGGCTCAGGCTCCTGTGAAGACATTGGGGTCACGTGAGGCTCAGGCTCATGTGTATCTGCAGTTCTTGGAGGTGCATCCCCGTCACCAATGTTTGCAGCATCAGCATCAGCATCAGAGTCACTCACACGAGGGTAGTTCCTCTCGCAAGCTTTCTGAAGGTCGGTACACATTCCTTGTACCAAAGGTTCAGAGAGTAAGCTGTCCTTTTGCCTTATCCTGTTGAATCTCCACGTATCCAGTGCTGTATGGGGCAGTGGCTTCCTCCTGCGGACCAGCCTTTGCAAGTCATCGCCATCGACTTGCGACCTCATATCGTCGTTGGAGAGCACTACTATTTCGTCGATTCTCGGGTTCTCTTGTGCATTATTCTGCGCTCTCTTTCTCTTGTTACCTTGAACTGGAGGCGGAGATGGTTCAAGGATAAATGCTGCAGCTGGTACCAGGGTTCCAGTGCCGActggttcttcatcttcttccaTAGGAATAGGATCATGGCTGACACCTGTTGGTAGATCTGGAATGGATTTCCCAGGCAAAGACGATCCTCTAACAGGGGACAAAGATGAGCATATTGCCAGTGGTGTGGTAACCTTCTCCATGAAAGGCGACGGATCTTCGTCCATGGGGTCAGTGCCAGTGTCATCAGTAATCCTTGTCACACTCTCGGGCGCTCGGCGCAATATTTCCGGCAAATCTTGGTGCCCATTGGTATGAAAACTGTCCCGGGGTGGAAGATCTACAGAAACTGCATCCTCTGGAAACGGGGGGAATATTGTCCCCTCCTCTTGTGGCTCAGGCTCAAAGCGCAAGGATCGACAGGCAGGAGACGGCCCGTCCTCATCAAGGGTGACCATCACATACTGTTCTCCAGGCAAGGTGATCTCATCGGCAGCCCTCCGGTGGTTGTCCGGAGACTCAATCAGAAGGATCGCGTCGTCCAGGTTCCAGTCGTCCAGGCTGAAGGTCGCCGGCAGCGAGATGGCCGCGAAGGGGGCGCGGTCGGCGTCGGGCGGCAGGTCGATGTCCGGCCGAGCGGGGGCCAAGGCGGCGGCGGTTCTGATGGCGCTCAGCATGCGGTTGCAGTCCTGGAAGAGGTGGTTCACCTTCCACGAGTAGATGCGGACGAGGCCCAGGAGGAGGTGCGCCGACAGCCGGAGCGCGATGGACACCTCGGGGTCCATTATGGACTCGGCGTAGGAGGGGACGTCGACGCCGTCGATCTGCGTCCGGTTGACGGCCTTGCGCTCCAGGTGCGCGGCGATCCACACCGTGCCCAGCGGGCTCTTCCGAGCCAGGACGGAGTGGGAGTAGAACATTGCCGCGGCGGCGTAGGGCGCGCGGGCCGTCGTGGTGTGGCGGGAGCGGGCTAGGGTTTGGTGGCCGCGGCGGCAGAGATGGCGGGCAGGAAGACGATCGAGACGGGATTGGGATTGTTTTATGGGTGGAAGTTATTTGTAACCGTGCCGGCCATGTAGCCGTCTGGTGGACGGACGAGGCGTCCGAGGGAAGGTACATGATGCATCCTTTCCTCCAATTTCCACTCGTGATCTCAGTGCTGGTATCTTCCCTAATAAGGTATTTAAGTATTCCTAAATCTTTCTATATTCATATATCTATACTGTACTCCTGTTTTGTTTACGTGAAAACTTACTATCTACTCTGTcagttcctaaatatttgtctttctagttCTAATGATTTCAACACGTAATTACGTACggagcaaaataagtgaatctacactctataatatatctatatacatccgtacgtggtagttcatttgaaatctctaaaaagacaaatatttaggaacagaaaAAGTATTCATTTTCAATTATGGTAGTACAACGAACaatagaaataataaaaattacatcaaaATACGTAGACCACGCGCCGCTGTCATCGCGCCGACCTCGTCGAAGTCGGGCAAAACTTGTTTTAGTAGACAGTTGAAAAATTGTCACGCTAAGACTCCATAGGACCAACACACCAGAATAGCAACCGCCGGCGATGGAGAATAGCGTATATCAGAAGGATCCAACCTGAAGACACACGAATATAGACGAACAGCTACCAGACCCGGGTAAGTCCACCAATGATAGATCCTTCAGAGACACATCTCCACACGCCCATCAACGGCGCTAGACGCACCACCGGAACGGAGGCTAGGCGGGAAGGATCTTATTCCATCTTCAAGGAGCCGTCGCCGTTTCGCCCTCCTGAGTAGGACACATACCCTAACAAAACTTGAAGAAAGATATAAAAACGGAGCCCTTTCATCGGCAAGGACCCGAATCCACTCCGACGAGGCAGACCGGCGACGATGCCGGCAAGATGCTGAGAAACCCTATCTTTTTGGAAAGGAGGCGGTTGTGTACTTCTGTTATGAACGAGGACACATTTATATATACCCTAAGCAGATCTTATTTTACTCCTACGTATGTGCTCATTCATGAACAATATTATATTTGTTATGTACTTAGAATTGTCATATAAATTTGAGTTTTTGGTCGTAACAGTCTATATGTGAAGATATTGGTGGGGATTTCTACTGTCATTTGATAACTATGTCACTTCAACTTCTTCCTTTTTGCCCAAAACAATGTTAGGTGAGCTGAGATATGTTAATATTGGACTATTGATGCATTTAAACATTCACAAAAGACGTGTTTGGTAGTTTGCATTACGCCCAGCCAGCCCGCACGATTAGTTTTTGGCATGTTTGGTTGCTCGGTTCGCCCCAAAAAGTTGGCGCACACGAAACTTAAAGTACTCTCCGAGCCTACATCGTTGAGAATGCTCGATCGGCTATTTCCAGCGAGTCAGACTCCAACGATGGAATAGAGGGCATGTTGGTGGCTCTTATGATGAGTTACGTTTGAGCTCGCGCTGGCTGGGTGCACCGTGTACCTGAGTTTGCACGTGTTTTACGGTAACCTTCTCTTAATCTCTTTCACCTTATAATATATACAACGGTGTTTCGATTCGAGATCAGCTCTATATGAAAAGGATGCACATCGATATTATGGTTCAATTGAGCCGACCGGTTCGTAGTTTCGTTTACCGTAAATATTCAATTTTGTGTTCATGTTTGAAGCTATTTTGGACGAATTTTGTCAAATTCGTCGCACATGGTCGACAACTTGAAATTTCCTTTGACCAGTAGTTTCATCTCGCCGTTTCACACGACTTTCGGGTTGCACCTTTTCCGTTTCGACGATCGTAGACAAGTATATCTACATCTTCTTCATGGGCTGTACATATCCTCCAAGATTATAGTATCATGATTATGTTTGATTAAGGAGGTTaaatatgttggaaatatgccctagaggtaataataaattggttattatcatatttccttcttgatgataaatgtttattattcatgctataattgtattgaccgaaaacttaaatacatgtgtgaatacatagacaacacagtgtccctagtgagcctctactagactagctcgttgaccaaagatggttaaggtttcctaaccatagacacgagttgtcatttgataacgggatcacatcattaggagaatgatgtgatggacaagacccaacaAGCTTAGCATCAGATCGTTTAGTTTATTTGCTATAGCTTTCTTTATGTCAAGTATCTGTTCCTTAAACCATGAGATCTTGTAACTCCCTGACACTAGAGGAATACTTAGTGTATATCCAAACGTCAATTCATAACCGGGTGATCATAagggtgctctacaggtatctacGAAGGTATCTATTCGGTTGGCATGGATCAAAACTGGGATTTGTCATTCCGTATGATGGAGaaatatctctgggccctcttggtaatacaaCATCTTAAAGAGCTTGCAAGcaatgcgactaatgagttagtcacgggatcttGCAccgaatgagtaaagagacttgtcagtaacgagattgaactaggtatggagataccgacgatcgaatctcagacAAGTAACATAtggctggacaaagggaattgcatacgggattaaCCGAATCCTTGACATCGTTGTTCAACTGATAAAAGATTTTtgtggaatatgtaggaatcaatatggacatctaggtcccgctattggttattgaccggagaggtgtctcggtcatgactacatgattcccgaacccgcagggtcgcacgcttaacgttcattgacgctAGAGTAGTATTGGGATATTTGATGATTGGTAGCCGAATGTTGTTtgaaggtaaagatttatatatgagaAATCACATTTTGGGTTCTGGAAAGAGATGCAattttttcggtattgtaccgtGAAGTTTCTAGAAGGTTCCGAAGGATTCAGGAGGGGTCCGGAAGTCCACAAGTGGGTCCACCACAACCCAAGGGCTGCCATGGGCTGAGGGAAGGCGCCCTGGCCTTATTGGGTTAGGCGCACCAAGTTCTTAAAAGCCCACGTGGTTAGGGAAGGGAAAAAAAGAGGAGTCCTAATAGGAATATATAGGattggacttggagtccaagtcctCTCCCCCTTGGTTGCGCCCTAGGGCTTGAAGGGGCTGTTTCCCATGCACCTccacctatatatagaggggaggGGACGCTCCAAGAGGACACACCAAGCCCTTggcgccctctctctctctccctccctccctctctccccccctctctctcgttATTCCGTAGTTCCTCCGTCCTCGTTCTAGTAGCGCTTGACGAAGCCCTGCTGAActagctccaccaccaccatcaccaccacgccgtcgtgctggttGTGATTCCATCTACTTCTTCGCCTTttttgctagatcaagaaggaggagacgtcatcaaGCCGCatgtgtgctaaactcggaggtgccgccTGTTCAGCACTAGATAGGTTGGGTCGTGATCGGATCGCGAAGAGTACAACTAAATCAACCGCGTTGTatacacttccgctttcggtctacg
Protein-coding sequences here:
- the LOC125556399 gene encoding sister chromatid cohesion 1 protein 3-like; its protein translation is MFYSHSVLARKSPLGTVWIAAHLERKAVNRTQIDGVDVPSYAESIMDPEVSIALRLSAHLLLGLVRIYSWKVNHLFQDCNRMLSAIRTAAALAPARPDIDLPPDADRAPFAAISLPATFSLDDWNLDDAILLIESPDNHRRAADEITLPGEQYVMVTLDEDGPSPACRSLRFEPEPQEEGTIFPPFPEDAVSVDLPPRDSFHTNGHQDLPEILRRAPESVTRITDDTGTDPMDEDPSPFMEKVTTPLAICSSLSPVRGSSLPGKSIPDLPTGVSHDPIPMEEDEEPVGTGTLVPAAAFILEPSPPPVQGNKRKRAQNNAQENPRIDEIVVLSNDDMRSQVDGDDLQRLVRRRKPLPHTALDTWRFNRIRQKDSLLSEPLVQGMCTDLQKACERNYPRVSDSDADADAANIGDGDAPPRTADTHEPEPHVTPMSSQEPEPHVTPMSPPNGEATPFDHSAVENPRFSSPQMDLFTVREEDDSPFIKTPRSGLGGTSATATGSYATPGQNTRESDPNGSQFPFGDDYLDEDMPEIPGLMNTPSVASSADTGATGLSSMSTRTRAAAKFYKGMMSSATSEDQQRGKFSLSIILDGRTRKQAASMFFETLALKSYDYIDVCQEEAYGDISVSVRPSLSSAKL